Proteins from a single region of Campylobacter sputorum:
- a CDS encoding TorD/DmsD family molecular chaperone produces MKDILKARSYYYEFASSALFFSEKESLFKNMQEKIKELSKFPITDENKTDFDVMAKFDFSKFKDEQNALFFNLSYSNIPTTASFYDEGRDNGKARLDVINIIKKSSYRRDEEKCEEGEDFIGFIFGLMATFLKDEANENKQELSSELFKTSINNFIDEFLDMLEKSKYAVFFKAYASVMRNFISLERSLLEVQEPPKKVSQAEISLKKQSYMAEIINNED; encoded by the coding sequence ATGAAAGATATTTTAAAAGCTAGATCGTATTACTATGAATTTGCTTCATCAGCACTCTTTTTTAGCGAAAAAGAAAGTTTGTTTAAAAATATGCAAGAAAAAATAAAAGAACTTTCTAAATTTCCAATCACAGATGAAAATAAAACTGATTTTGATGTGATGGCTAAATTTGATTTTTCTAAATTTAAAGATGAACAAAACGCTCTATTTTTTAATCTCTCTTACTCAAATATTCCAACTACAGCTAGTTTTTATGATGAGGGTAGAGACAATGGAAAAGCTAGACTTGATGTTATAAATATTATCAAAAAAAGTTCTTATAGAAGAGATGAAGAAAAATGCGAAGAAGGCGAGGATTTTATAGGCTTTATCTTTGGCTTGATGGCTACATTTTTAAAAGATGAGGCAAATGAAAACAAACAAGAATTAAGCAGTGAACTTTTTAAAACTTCTATAAATAACTTTATAGATGAGTTTTTAGATATGTTAGAAAAATCAAAATACGCAGTTTTTTTCAAAGCTTATGCCAGTGTGATGAGAAATTTTATATCCTTAGAAAGATCGCTTTTAGAAGTGCAAGAGCCGCCAAAAAAAGTATCACAAGCAGAAATTTCATTAAAAAAACAATCTTATATGGCTGAAATTATAAACAATGAGGATTGA
- a CDS encoding 4Fe-4S binding protein, translating into MIEFGYYNKNSEKPVLKDNIKFITDENEEIFISNKNLQNAKIIAKEIDFYLNNSLEDTITKAENVSLLYEARATCFDLSKDIMHSKEIGKNIIIISDNDKSSLKENLEKNDFKVITLRHDEIKFLYGQVGEIYVNIITNNDEYEINCDILLIENAKEYMLKQSGCYEISTLKNSEILNLVKSLSPLTNYRNFITYDEKICQYHERRHEICGKCADICPTVAILKDDEKKQLMFSHIDCIGCGKCVGICPTSAIDFSIMPRNSFNEITNLYKDKIILVVNKNTNFDIKIDLKPNVLPFYVDNIEFLDHVHFMTMLTQSGCNIVLYNDKFSEITIDNINLINQIYEIKFKTKGIYIAQNENELKNALNNANLVPNSYFSYPFLEGNKRADFSKRLEFLIARDDLGVVKTTQKLRYAKIRINEETCTLCLSCVGACNVDALVADTKDNSIKFNPSLCTACGYCTMRCAEKDTIFIDRGEIELNPSFYSYTTLAKDELFKCVECGKEFATTKAVQKVANMMAPMFKGDEFKTKMLYCCPDCKAKLTVMKQFEESRKI; encoded by the coding sequence GTGATAGAATTTGGTTATTACAATAAAAATAGCGAAAAACCAGTGCTTAAAGATAATATTAAGTTTATTACAGATGAAAACGAAGAGATATTTATATCAAATAAAAATTTACAAAACGCAAAAATCATAGCAAAAGAAATAGATTTTTATTTAAACAATAGTTTAGAAGATACAATTACTAAAGCAGAAAATGTGAGTTTGCTATATGAAGCAAGAGCGACCTGTTTTGATTTATCAAAAGATATAATGCACTCAAAAGAAATTGGGAAAAATATCATTATAATAAGCGATAATGACAAAAGTAGCTTAAAAGAAAATTTAGAAAAAAATGATTTTAAAGTTATAACTTTAAGGCACGATGAAATAAAATTTCTTTATGGACAAGTTGGAGAAATTTATGTAAATATAATCACAAATAACGATGAATACGAGATAAATTGCGATATCTTGCTTATAGAAAATGCAAAAGAATATATGCTAAAACAAAGCGGTTGTTATGAAATATCAACATTAAAAAACTCTGAAATTTTAAATCTTGTAAAATCGCTTTCGCCACTAACAAATTATAGAAACTTTATAACTTATGATGAAAAAATATGCCAATATCACGAAAGAAGACATGAGATATGCGGCAAATGTGCCGATATTTGTCCAACAGTAGCGATACTAAAAGATGATGAAAAAAAACAACTTATGTTTTCACATATTGATTGTATAGGCTGTGGCAAATGTGTAGGAATTTGTCCGACTTCTGCAATTGATTTTAGCATTATGCCACGAAATTCTTTTAATGAAATTACAAATTTATATAAAGATAAAATCATACTTGTAGTAAATAAAAATACAAATTTTGATATCAAAATAGATCTTAAGCCAAATGTTTTGCCGTTTTATGTTGATAATATAGAATTTTTAGATCACGTGCATTTTATGACTATGCTTACTCAAAGTGGCTGCAATATCGTATTATACAATGATAAATTTAGTGAAATCACTATAGATAATATAAATTTAATAAATCAAATTTATGAGATTAAATTTAAAACAAAAGGTATATACATAGCACAAAATGAAAATGAGCTAAAAAATGCTCTAAATAATGCAAATTTAGTGCCAAATAGTTACTTTTCATATCCATTTTTAGAAGGAAATAAAAGAGCAGATTTTTCAAAAAGATTAGAGTTTTTAATCGCGAGAGATGATCTTGGTGTTGTAAAAACCACACAAAAGTTAAGATACGCAAAAATTAGAATAAACGAAGAAACTTGTACTCTTTGTTTAAGTTGCGTTGGTGCTTGTAATGTGGATGCATTGGTTGCTGATACAAAAGATAACTCTATTAAATTTAACCCTTCGCTTTGTACAGCTTGTGGCTATTGCACTATGCGCTGTGCAGAAAAAGATACTATTTTTATAGATAGAGGAGAGATTGAGTTAAATCCAAGTTTTTATAGCTACACTACACTTGCAAAAGATGAACTCTTTAAATGCGTGGAGTGTGGAAAAGAATTTGCAACCACAAAAGCAGTTCAAAAAGTGGCAAATATGATGGCGCCAATGTTTAAAGGCGATGAGTTTAAGACTAAAATGCTGTATTGCTGTCCTGATTGCAAGGCAAAACTTACAGTAATGAAACAATTTGAAGAAAGTAGGAAAATATGA
- a CDS encoding FeoA family protein yields the protein MELDYCKSGGLYKIKNVNANGKLFYKLLDMGFINGAKVEIIREAPLYDPMELKIHNYLITLRKSEARLIEVEKI from the coding sequence GTGGAACTTGATTATTGTAAAAGTGGTGGTTTGTATAAAATAAAAAATGTTAATGCTAATGGGAAACTTTTTTATAAACTACTTGATATGGGCTTTATAAATGGTGCTAAAGTAGAAATAATTAGAGAAGCCCCGCTTTATGATCCAATGGAACTTAAAATTCATAACTACCTAATCACTCTTAGAAAAAGCGAAGCAAGATTAATTGAGGTTGAAAAAATATGA
- the selA gene encoding L-seryl-tRNA(Sec) selenium transferase — MHFRDIPQIDKIINDDKFKDYVKPILAYIAKNEIASIRQKLQDKKDLNLSQDDIFEMISKKYDKFNRQKLQKVINATGVVVHTNLGRSLISEEIFDSVKNTICHASNLEYDLQNGKRGERYTFISNLASILFGCEDVLVVNNNASAVFLVLNTLAKNKEVIVSRGELVEIGGSFRVPEVMLNSGAILKEIGTTNRTKIEDYENAINENTGLLLKVHRSNFDIVGFTKSASLQEISALAKDRNLPSYYDLGSGYLGELPYCLSKDEPSLDKIANSVDLLSFSGDKLFGSVQCGIILGKKKYINQLKKNQLLRMLRVDKITLSILNLTMFAYLNHSYNQIPTLNLLNRSEDELVEIAEFIIAKVGLKDISITKTNTYVGGGTMPNKKLPSIAVALDGNAVNLERKFRDKNVIGRIEDDKFMLDLRSVLKSDINELIEIIKEVFSDE; from the coding sequence ATGCATTTTAGAGACATTCCTCAGATTGACAAAATCATAAATGATGATAAATTTAAAGATTATGTAAAGCCGATTTTAGCATATATTGCAAAAAATGAGATTGCGTCCATTAGACAAAAATTGCAAGACAAAAAGGATTTAAATTTATCCCAAGATGATATATTTGAAATGATTTCAAAAAAATATGATAAATTTAATAGGCAAAAACTTCAAAAGGTTATAAATGCAACAGGCGTTGTGGTTCATACAAATTTAGGTAGAAGTTTGATATCAGAAGAAATTTTTGATAGTGTAAAAAATACAATTTGTCACGCAAGTAATCTTGAGTATGATTTGCAAAACGGAAAAAGAGGCGAGAGATATACTTTTATATCAAATTTAGCTTCTATTCTATTTGGATGCGAAGATGTTTTAGTTGTAAATAATAACGCAAGTGCTGTATTTTTAGTCTTAAATACACTTGCTAAAAACAAAGAAGTTATAGTTAGCAGAGGTGAGCTAGTAGAAATTGGTGGAAGTTTTAGAGTGCCTGAGGTTATGTTAAACTCAGGGGCGATTTTAAAAGAAATTGGCACAACAAATAGAACCAAAATAGAAGATTACGAAAACGCTATAAATGAAAACACAGGTTTACTTTTAAAAGTCCATAGATCAAATTTCGATATAGTTGGCTTTACAAAAAGTGCGTCATTGCAAGAAATTTCAGCTCTTGCAAAAGATAGAAATTTGCCAAGTTATTATGACTTGGGTAGTGGATATCTTGGGGAATTGCCGTATTGTCTTAGCAAAGATGAGCCAAGTTTGGATAAAATTGCAAATAGCGTTGATTTATTAAGTTTTAGTGGCGATAAGCTTTTTGGAAGTGTGCAGTGTGGCATAATACTAGGCAAGAAAAAATACATAAATCAGCTAAAGAAAAACCAGCTTTTGCGTATGTTAAGAGTAGATAAAATAACTCTTAGCATATTAAATTTAACTATGTTTGCGTATTTAAATCACTCTTATAATCAAATTCCTACTTTAAATTTACTAAATAGAAGTGAAGATGAGTTGGTAGAAATTGCAGAATTTATCATTGCTAAAGTTGGATTAAAAGATATTAGTATCACAAAAACAAATACATATGTTGGTGGTGGCACAATGCCAAATAAAAAATTACCAAGCATTGCAGTAGCATTAGATGGAAATGCTGTAAATTTAGAGCGTAAATTTAGAGATAAAAATGTAATTGGTAGAATAGAAGATGATAAATTTATGCTAGATTTAAGAAGTGTTTTAAAAAGCGATATAAATGAACTTATAGAAATCATAAAAGAGGTTTTTAGCGATGAATAG